In Polaromonas sp. JS666, one genomic interval encodes:
- the mnmE gene encoding tRNA uridine-5-carboxymethylaminomethyl(34) synthesis GTPase MnmE, translating to MLARHHDPIVAIATAPGRGAVGIVRVSGKDIAPVIAAICGRALAPRQATYLPFRDAQGQVIDQGLAIHFPAPHSYTGEDVLELQAHGGPVVLQLLLARCLEAGAALNPAIGQPWLAQLRVAQPGEFTERAFLNDKIDLAQAEAIADLIDASTETAARSAARSMSGEFSLAVNTLLEQLIHLRMLVEATLDFPEEDIDFLQKADAQGQLSRLQATLTGVMQRATQGAILREGIKVVIAGQPNAGKSSLLNALAGAELAIVTPIAGTTRDKVSELIQIEGVPLHVVDTAGLREALDEVEKIGVERAWAEIESADAVLFLHDLSRRDAALPAQDTINYIAADDRIARTLANKLPENTAIIDVWNKSDLTSPAGLQQVQGGVLISAKTGAGLQTLRQRLLQVVGWQAAPEGVFMARERHVRALHHVQDQLATAGRQLQAARPALDLLAEDLRQAQRQLSEITGEFTPDDLLGEIFSRFCIGK from the coding sequence ATGCTGGCCCGACACCACGACCCCATTGTTGCCATCGCCACCGCACCCGGCCGCGGCGCGGTGGGCATTGTGCGCGTCTCGGGCAAGGACATCGCCCCCGTGATCGCGGCCATTTGCGGCCGCGCCCTGGCGCCACGCCAGGCCACCTACCTGCCGTTTCGCGACGCGCAAGGCCAGGTGATCGACCAGGGCCTGGCGATTCACTTCCCGGCCCCCCACTCCTACACCGGCGAGGATGTGCTGGAGTTGCAGGCGCATGGCGGGCCGGTGGTGCTCCAGCTGCTGCTGGCGCGCTGCCTGGAAGCCGGTGCCGCGCTCAACCCCGCCATCGGGCAACCGTGGCTGGCGCAGCTGCGGGTGGCGCAGCCCGGGGAATTCACAGAGCGCGCGTTTCTTAATGACAAGATCGACCTGGCGCAGGCCGAGGCCATTGCCGACCTGATTGATGCCAGCACCGAAACGGCGGCCCGTTCGGCGGCGCGGTCCATGTCGGGCGAGTTCTCGCTGGCGGTGAACACCTTGCTGGAGCAGCTGATTCACCTGCGCATGCTGGTGGAGGCCACGCTGGACTTTCCGGAGGAAGACATCGACTTTCTGCAAAAGGCCGATGCCCAGGGCCAGCTGTCGCGGCTGCAGGCCACGCTGACAGGCGTGATGCAGCGCGCCACGCAGGGCGCGATCCTGCGCGAGGGCATCAAGGTGGTGATTGCGGGCCAGCCCAACGCCGGCAAGAGTTCGCTGCTCAATGCGTTGGCCGGTGCCGAACTGGCCATCGTGACACCGATTGCCGGGACCACGCGCGACAAGGTGTCCGAGTTGATCCAGATCGAAGGCGTCCCCCTGCACGTGGTCGACACTGCCGGCCTGCGCGAGGCACTGGACGAGGTGGAGAAAATAGGCGTGGAACGCGCCTGGGCGGAAATTGAAAGCGCCGACGCGGTCCTGTTTCTGCATGACCTGAGCCGTCGGGACGCCGCCCTGCCGGCGCAGGACACCATCAACTACATAGCAGCCGATGACCGTATCGCACGGACATTGGCCAACAAGCTGCCTGAAAACACGGCCATCATCGATGTTTGGAACAAATCCGACCTGACCAGCCCGGCCGGGCTGCAGCAGGTGCAGGGGGGCGTACTGATTTCCGCCAAAACCGGCGCCGGCCTGCAGACCCTGCGCCAGCGCCTGCTGCAGGTGGTGGGCTGGCAGGCAGCACCGGAAGGCGTGTTCATGGCGCGTGAACGCCATGTGCGCGCGCTGCATCATGTGCAGGACCAATTGGCCACCGCCGGGCGCCAGCTGCAGGCTGCACGGCCGGCGTTGGACCTGCTGGCGGAGGATTTGCGGCAGGCGCAGCGGCAACTCAGCGAGATCACGGGTGAGTTCACGCCTGACGATCTGCTGGGCGAGATTTTTTCCAGATTCTGTATCGGAAAGTAG
- a CDS encoding Crp/Fnr family transcriptional regulator, with protein MNAPLAAPISFDIQGLAQAITNCHSGDALRCQFNQPHWDILASYLQPFAVNSGQVLIEQGALDRTLYFVESGTLSVHYEDEKARVRMALVGAGTVVGEGAFFSHQPRSATVNASTPCKLWCLTPMRFLEMANRHSPIALELTVAMGAVMAKRLYNRPRRVAVT; from the coding sequence ATGAACGCCCCCCTAGCCGCCCCCATCAGTTTTGACATTCAGGGTCTGGCCCAGGCCATCACGAATTGCCACAGTGGCGACGCCTTGCGCTGCCAATTCAACCAGCCACATTGGGACATTCTTGCCAGCTATCTACAGCCCTTTGCCGTCAACAGCGGCCAGGTGCTGATTGAGCAGGGAGCGCTGGACCGCACGCTGTATTTTGTTGAAAGCGGTACCTTGAGCGTGCACTATGAAGATGAGAAAGCGCGCGTTCGGATGGCACTGGTCGGTGCCGGCACGGTCGTGGGTGAAGGCGCATTTTTCTCGCACCAGCCACGCAGTGCCACGGTGAATGCCTCCACACCCTGCAAACTCTGGTGCCTGACGCCCATGCGCTTTCTGGAAATGGCCAACCGCCACAGCCCGATTGCGCTGGAACTGACCGTGGCGATGGGCGCCGTGATGGCCAAGCGCCTGTACAACCGTCCCCGTCGTGTGGCGGTGACCTGA